The following nucleotide sequence is from Halobacillus mangrovi.
TATCCGATGTATAAAAACATGCTCGCAAATTTTTGGATTCCTAACGAAATCAATATGAGCAACGACTTAAAACAATGGCAGAACTTATCCGATCAGGAACAGTCATCTTTCAAGAAAATCATTGGACTCCTGGCTTTTCTGGACTCTATCCAAACCGACTATTCGGGAAAGATTGCCGATTATCTAACAGATTCCAGTTTGTCTGCTCTCATGCAGGTTCTTGCTTTTCAAGAGGTTGTTCATAACCAGTCCTATTCTTACGTTCTTTCTACACTTGTAGATCAACAAGAACAGGAAAAGATTTTCGAGTATTGGAAGCATGATGAAATATTAATCGAGCGCAACCAATTCATTACAGATGGATATGAGGAATTTGCAGACTCCCCTTCAGTCGAATCGTTCTTAAAATCCATCGTATATGACGTTGTGCTGGAAGGTTTATTCTTCTATGCCGGGTTTGCCTTTTTCTATAACCTTGCTCGTAACAATAAGATGGTCTCAACAAGCACCATGATCAATTACATTAATCGGGATGAGCAAATCCACGTCACCTTGTTTGCCCGTATATTTAAAGAGACCCTGAATGAAAACCCAGAGCTTAATGAAGAGAAATATCTTGATTTTGTAAAAGAAACCTTTACGAAAGCGGCCAATCTAGAGATTAAATGGGCTCACCATATCATCGGAGACCGCTTTCCGGGTATTCCTATTCATGATTTGGAGGATTACATCCGTTTTATGGCGAATAAACGAAGCAAGCAGCTAGGAGCTGAAAAGCCTTTTCCTGAGTATAAGAAAAACCCATTGAAATGGATACGCGCCTATCAAGAGGTTGACGAAGGCAAATCGGACTTCTTTGAACAAAAATCAAGACAGTACACAAAAGTTTCCGAAACAAATGGCTTTGATGAATTGTAGTGAACCTGCGTATAGTCGGTATAAGAAACTGTACAACCCGGAGATACCTGATACTACTGAAACCTGCTTAACAAACCCGGCACCATCGCCAGCTTTATTACCCAAATGATCCAGCTCAGCTGCTGGATCATTTGGGCTTTTTATATTTTTTCTCAATTTCTTAAATCTTGATAGCAAAGTAATTAAAACGGTTTCATGTTAGTTTTCCTTACATTAAACCGGAATACTCTATTGATTTTTCAGAATATTTACTTTAAGATTATATTTATTCATTACTCTTTGTGTTAGAAAACCTTACACAAAAATCTAAGGAGGAGTAGATGCATGAAAAAAGTTGAGGCAATAATTCGACCTGAAGCCTTTCAAACACTAAGACAAAACCTTGATCACCTTGGAGTAAAAGGATTGACGGTTTCAGAAGTCGCTGGCTGCGGACAGCAGAAAGGACAGGAGGGGATTTTTAGAGGCAGCCGTTTTGAAGTGAAGCTCTATCCAAAGGTGAAGGTAGAAATGGTACTTGAAGATCACGAAGTAGAATCGATCATTGATGTCATCACCGATTCATGCACCACGAACGAAGTCGGTGATGGAAAGATATTCGTATCTACTATTGATGAAGTGTACCGCATTCGTACTGGAGAATCTGGCAAGTCCGCATTAATCTAATCTATTATTCGGAAGGAAGGATCTTTACTAATGAAAAAAATCATTCCCCTGTTTTTATTCGCTTTGTTAGGATTTCCCATTGTAGCAAGTGCCGAAACTGCTGTAACTCCTGAAGCCGTCCTTGAATCTGTCGATATGGTCTGGATTATGATTGCCGCATTTTTAGTTTTCTTCATGCACGCTGGATTCGCTATGGTCGAATCAGGCTTCACCCGCTCCAAAAATGCTCTTAATATTCTTATGAAAAACTTCATGACAGTCTCCATCGCTTCTGTCCTCTACTTTGTTGTCGGCTACGGCATTATGTTTGGAACCTCCGGTGGCGGAATCATCGGATTAGATGGTTTCCTTCTTAGTGGTCAGGAAGATCAAATCGGATTCTTCGTTTTCCAAGCTGTATTCGCCGCAACATGCGCGACAATCATCTCAGGAGCAGTTGCTGAACGTATGAAATTAAGCTCCTACCTTCTTCTTACTGTATTGATGACAGGATTTATATATCCTGTTGTCGGTCACTGGGTCTGGGGAGGCGGCTGGTTGTCAGAACTAGGCTTTGTAGACTTTGCTGGCTCCACGGTTGTACACTTGACCGGTGCACTTGGAGCTATTGTGACCGTTATGTTCCTAGGACCCCGCCTTGGTAAATACAATGGAAAAAATGTCAATGTTATCCCTGGCCACAACATACCATTAGGTGCACTAGGTGTATTCATCCTTTGGTTCGGTTGGTTCGGTTTTAACGGCGGAAGTACATTAGCCGCAGATCCATCCTTGATTCCAGCTGTCATAGCCACCACATTGCTTTCTGCATCAGGAGGCGTGATCGGTTCTGCTCTATTCTCCTACGCTAAATTTAAACAAATCGATGCTTCCTTGACTCTAAACGGAGCGTTGGCCGGATTAGTTGGTATTACCGCAGGTACAGCGAACGTGTCACCAGTGGGGGCTATCGTTATTGGCTTACTAGCCGGAGTTATCCTTGTTGAGGCTGTCCAATTTCTTGATCGTGTCGCTCGTATCGATGACCCAGTCGGAGCAATTGCTGTACACGGCGTCTGTGGAATCTGGGGTACCATCGCTGTCGGTTTCTTTTCTGTCGAAGGTGGACTCTTTTACGGAGACGGATTTGCATTACTGGGAATCCAGGCTTTAGGTGTCTTAGCTGTAATAGCTTGGACAATGACCGCTACTGCAGTAGCCGTCCTTGCTATTAAAGCAGCTTCAGGAACCATTCGTGTATCCCGGCAAGAAGAAATTTCTGGTCTGGATTTTGCTGAACACGGTTCGACCGCTTACGAATCCAGCCGCAGCATCTTTAATGAAAATCCAGGCGCGGATAGCGATTTTGGTGTAGGACTGCTGCACAGACTCGATCGTCTCGACAGCCAGCCCAAGCCAAAAAGCACCCATAAAACCGCCCAGTAGACCAGGAATTACCACCCATAATTTACCACCTCAGGTCATCCAATATCTGGATGACCTGAGGTGTTTTTATGGTCCGTTCTGGCTATTTTCGAAATATATACGAACAAATGTTCTTGTTTTGGGTAAAAATATGGTATCCTTGTATATAGATACCGTTCTACTAGGATTGGGATAGGTGGCGATAGAAAGGGAGTGAGGCCTATCATAAGCACATATGAAGCTCTTATGATCATGCTGGCGTTTGGAACATTCATTCTTACACTCCTTGCGCTGATCATAAAAATAAACAATAAAAAATAGACCCCTTACTCAACTAGGAGAGGGGCCTTTTCATCAAATCAAATATTCGAACGGTATCTAATCAGGTTACAGAGGCGACTGTAACCTGATTTTCTTTTATTATAGCACAGTCTACTAATTACTAAAGAGAAAATGTCTCACCCTCTCCTCAGGTCATCCAGAATATGGATGACCTGAGGAGTAATAAAAGAGAGAAAAGACCACCTCTCCGTTTATTTCATTTTCTTAATCGTGTAGTAGATCGAGAGAAACGGAATTCGGCCTAAGGATAAATGATGCTCTGCACGTAGCTTCCCTTCTTTCTCTTCCACTACATGGAACCATTCTCTTAAGGGCATACGCATCGTCCAATCTCCCAATGTGAAATAGATTCCTTCATCCCCCCTGGCATCTTTTCTGAGGTGACTCGTTAACAATAAGCCCCCTTTTCCGTCTTCCACAGGCTTTAACACCCCCGTCATCATCCCTCTAGGAAAAGGTAAAGCTATATTCATATAGGCATCCTCATGCTTCTTATGATACGAATACAAGGCTGTGAAAATCGGGGCATTTGTCTGGGAGTCCTTTCTAATCCAGGCTCTAACCTGCTTCCTTCCATCCTTATGATCTGAAATGGAAACAAGATCCCCTTCCATTTGTATGTCCCCGGAAGCTGGAATATTCACTTGCCCGAACCGGTTCGTTACGTGACGGATCAACCTGGAAACCCAACGAAACCCCTTATGCCATGCTACCCTTGCCTCCATGTTGTAACTGTTTGTATGTAGATAAAAATCCCTCACACCAGCCTCCACTCTTTCAGGGTTAAAGTGGTTACTTGTTAAGGTCCGCCAATCCGGGATCAATCCAGTGACATATTCGTGCCTGGAGATCCACTCTTTTCTTGAAACCACATCGTTCCCAACATAACCCCTGGCACGTAATTGACTGATGGGAAAAGCTGTATACGAATGCCTTACGGGCGCATGAACACCTCTCCATGCCAGAACCGCGAGAATAGAAAAGCCAAACGCATTGAAAAGTCCGTGATAGCGGACCATTTCTCCTATATTCAGCCACTCTGTTTCGTATAACAATCCTAAGCTGTATAAAAAAGATAACCCCATTGTTCCCAGCAAAATGATAGACGATAATTGCAAAGCTGTTGATATCCACGCCTTAAAATCCACGGACATCCAAAACCACCAAATGCATAGCCACGCTAATACTATAACGTAGAGAGTTACTGAATACGTTTCGACAGGCGGCCCTTGATCAAGCCCCAAAGCTACTAGAAATGGACCAACGGCCACTCCTAAGGCTAATACAGCATAAGGACGCAGGAAATACCTTTTTCTTATTCGATTCTCTTCTGCTCGATAACGGCCAAAGAAGCCTGTCACTAATGGCAGCACAAAGGCAGCATAGTGAAAATGAATCGCTGTAAGCTGAATAATGGATTCTGAATAAGGAAGATATCGAGCCCATCCAGCACTAGAAATTAGAAGCCACATGCCTCCAACTGCAATGTAAATTAAGCCTATATCAATGATAGCTTCTTCAATCGGCCTGAACCCTCTTGCCAATAATCGCATAAGGCCTCCGAAGGCGATCAGGAGCGTATAAAAAAACCAGATTGCCGCCCACCACCCTGCATCTCCTCCGGACGGCAAAGTGACGGCGATAGCCCCCGCACCAGCAAAAGGCAAGGAGGATTGCATAACATTTTTCAACCAACGTTCTGCTCTGTTTTTATCAGCCTGCTGAACAACCTCATCTAGTAACAAGGGCACAAGAACAAAGAAAGCGAATCCTAAAGCTAAATCGATAGCACTTATGTAAAAAATCACCTTCCATAGGATGATTAGAATAACCCCGGCAACAGCGATCAAAAACCCCGGACG
It contains:
- a CDS encoding ammonium transporter, with the translated sequence MKKIIPLFLFALLGFPIVASAETAVTPEAVLESVDMVWIMIAAFLVFFMHAGFAMVESGFTRSKNALNILMKNFMTVSIASVLYFVVGYGIMFGTSGGGIIGLDGFLLSGQEDQIGFFVFQAVFAATCATIISGAVAERMKLSSYLLLTVLMTGFIYPVVGHWVWGGGWLSELGFVDFAGSTVVHLTGALGAIVTVMFLGPRLGKYNGKNVNVIPGHNIPLGALGVFILWFGWFGFNGGSTLAADPSLIPAVIATTLLSASGGVIGSALFSYAKFKQIDASLTLNGALAGLVGITAGTANVSPVGAIVIGLLAGVILVEAVQFLDRVARIDDPVGAIAVHGVCGIWGTIAVGFFSVEGGLFYGDGFALLGIQALGVLAVIAWTMTATAVAVLAIKAASGTIRVSRQEEISGLDFAEHGSTAYESSRSIFNENPGADSDFGVGLLHRLDRLDSQPKPKSTHKTAQ
- a CDS encoding putative holin-like toxin, which encodes MRPIISTYEALMIMLAFGTFILTLLALIIKINNKK
- a CDS encoding ribonucleotide-diphosphate reductase subunit beta, with protein sequence MIDIQKRKLIDHKAPNASTGIINGRSSNVLNWDDTRYSWAYPMYKNMLANFWIPNEINMSNDLKQWQNLSDQEQSSFKKIIGLLAFLDSIQTDYSGKIADYLTDSSLSALMQVLAFQEVVHNQSYSYVLSTLVDQQEQEKIFEYWKHDEILIERNQFITDGYEEFADSPSVESFLKSIVYDVVLEGLFFYAGFAFFYNLARNNKMVSTSTMINYINRDEQIHVTLFARIFKETLNENPELNEEKYLDFVKETFTKAANLEIKWAHHIIGDRFPGIPIHDLEDYIRFMANKRSKQLGAEKPFPEYKKNPLKWIRAYQEVDEGKSDFFEQKSRQYTKVSETNGFDEL
- a CDS encoding YndJ family protein; translated protein: MKRPGFLIAVAGVILIILWKVIFYISAIDLALGFAFFVLVPLLLDEVVQQADKNRAERWLKNVMQSSLPFAGAGAIAVTLPSGGDAGWWAAIWFFYTLLIAFGGLMRLLARGFRPIEEAIIDIGLIYIAVGGMWLLISSAGWARYLPYSESIIQLTAIHFHYAAFVLPLVTGFFGRYRAEENRIRKRYFLRPYAVLALGVAVGPFLVALGLDQGPPVETYSVTLYVIVLAWLCIWWFWMSVDFKAWISTALQLSSIILLGTMGLSFLYSLGLLYETEWLNIGEMVRYHGLFNAFGFSILAVLAWRGVHAPVRHSYTAFPISQLRARGYVGNDVVSRKEWISRHEYVTGLIPDWRTLTSNHFNPERVEAGVRDFYLHTNSYNMEARVAWHKGFRWVSRLIRHVTNRFGQVNIPASGDIQMEGDLVSISDHKDGRKQVRAWIRKDSQTNAPIFTALYSYHKKHEDAYMNIALPFPRGMMTGVLKPVEDGKGGLLLTSHLRKDARGDEGIYFTLGDWTMRMPLREWFHVVEEKEGKLRAEHHLSLGRIPFLSIYYTIKKMK
- a CDS encoding P-II family nitrogen regulator, with the protein product MKKVEAIIRPEAFQTLRQNLDHLGVKGLTVSEVAGCGQQKGQEGIFRGSRFEVKLYPKVKVEMVLEDHEVESIIDVITDSCTTNEVGDGKIFVSTIDEVYRIRTGESGKSALI